In one window of Tachypleus tridentatus isolate NWPU-2018 chromosome 2, ASM421037v1, whole genome shotgun sequence DNA:
- the LOC143244492 gene encoding RNA demethylase ALKBH5-like isoform X1, which produces MDDMEEGYFDLRQKLQSQNKSKIHQQLWVTEAGRAHQIEERNGRRFYARDSPNYQEILRKLHEGIQQRRLFSDEDCERIESKIDEVVLSGGRGEYKQYTVDRSPLRNKYFFGEGYTYGSQLLKKGRGMEKLYPHGEVDDIPDWIQNLVIKPIVEANIIPEGFINSAAINDYQPGGCIVSHIDPAHIFDRPIISVSFMSDCALSFGCKFTFKPIRVTEPLLILPMVRGCVTVLSGFAADSITHCVRPQDVKKRRAVIILRSFIDKTSLKCELWATNRVLPDAPRLSPAELMLISEPKANSHDRSNAKECSLSYNETKISKSASATESLDKKVHYGSKRRRNNKHDDRHIEHLGTFHKKRKHEIDLSESFSVSSCVVIPRKGFTSSHKYVQRTSVMQLIDSFVYCKRLYFVLNLSNVVKYSH; this is translated from the exons ATGGATGATATGGAGGAAGGCTATTTTGATCTTCGACAAAAATTACAGTCACAGAATAAGTCGAAAATACACCAGCAGTTATGGGTTACAGAAGCTGGAAGAGCACACCAAATAGAGGAAAGAAACGGAAGACGGTTCTACGCAAGAGATTCACCAAACTATCAAGAAATTCTTCGAAAACTACATGAAGGAATTCAACAGAGGCGGTTATTTTCCGATGAAGATTGTGAAAGGATTGAAAGTAAAATAGACGAAGTTGTTTTATCTGGTGGCAGGGGAGAGTATAAACAGTACACAGTCGATCGTTCACctctcagaaataaatatttttttggagAAGGTTACACTTACGGTTCACAGTTGCTTAAAAAAGGCCGAGGGATGGAAAAATTGTATCCGCATGGAGAAGTAGATGATATCCCTGATTGGATTCAAAATCTG gttATCAAGCCCATTGTGGAAGCAAATATTATACCTGAGGGTTTCATTAACAGTGCTGCCATCAATGATTACCAGCCTGGAGGATGCATTGTCTCTCATATAGATCCTGCCCACATTTTTGATCGACCAATCATATCAGTGTCATTTATGAGCGACTGTGCACTGAGTTTTGGATGCAAATTCACCTTCAAACCAATACGAGTCACAGAACCCTTACTTATTCTTCCCATGGTTAGAGGCTGTGTAACTGTTTTGag tGGGTTTGCTGCAGACAGTATCACACATTGTGTTCGACCCCAAGACGTGAAAAAACGTCGAGCAGTAATCATACTAAGAAg TTTCATAGATAAAACGTCACTAAAATGTGAGTTATGGGCTACCAATAGAGTTCTGCCCGACGCTCCTCGTCTAAGCCCTGCTGAACTAATGCTGATCTCCGAGCCAAAAGCCAATAGTCATGACAGAAGTAATGCCAAAGAATGTTCTTTGAGTTATAATGAGACAAAAATCTCAAAAAGTGCCTCAGCAACAGAATCATTAGATAAAAAAGTTCATTATGGAAGTAAACGAAGAAGAAACAACAAACATGATGATCGGCACATTGAACATCTTGGAACTTTTCATAAGAAGAGGAAACATGAAATAGACTTGTCCGAGAGTTTTTCAGTATCTTCCTGTGTTGTGATACCAAGGAAAG GTTTCACGTCATCACACAAGTATGTACAAAGAACAAGCGTTATGCAACTTATAGATAGTTTTGTTTACTGTAAAaggctttattttgttttaaacttatcaaATGTTGTTAAATATAGTCATTAA
- the LOC143244492 gene encoding RNA demethylase ALKBH5-like isoform X3, with amino-acid sequence MDDMEEGYFDLRQKLQSQNKSKIHQQLWVTEAGRAHQIEERNGRRFYARDSPNYQEILRKLHEGIQQRRLFSDEDCERIESKIDEVVLSGGRGEYKQYTVDRSPLRNKYFFGEGYTYGSQLLKKGRGMEKLYPHGEVDDIPDWIQNLVIKPIVEANIIPEGFINSAAINDYQPGGCIVSHIDPAHIFDRPIISVSFMSDCALSFGCKFTFKPIRVTEPLLILPMVRGCVTVLSGFAADSITHCVRPQDVKKRRAVIILRSFIDKTSLKCELWATNRVLPDAPRLSPAELMLISEPKANSHDRSNAKECSLSYNETKISKSASATESLDKKVHYGSKRRRNNKHDDRHIEHLGTFHKKRKHEIDLSESFSVSSCVVIPRKVKTRNFRISS; translated from the exons ATGGATGATATGGAGGAAGGCTATTTTGATCTTCGACAAAAATTACAGTCACAGAATAAGTCGAAAATACACCAGCAGTTATGGGTTACAGAAGCTGGAAGAGCACACCAAATAGAGGAAAGAAACGGAAGACGGTTCTACGCAAGAGATTCACCAAACTATCAAGAAATTCTTCGAAAACTACATGAAGGAATTCAACAGAGGCGGTTATTTTCCGATGAAGATTGTGAAAGGATTGAAAGTAAAATAGACGAAGTTGTTTTATCTGGTGGCAGGGGAGAGTATAAACAGTACACAGTCGATCGTTCACctctcagaaataaatatttttttggagAAGGTTACACTTACGGTTCACAGTTGCTTAAAAAAGGCCGAGGGATGGAAAAATTGTATCCGCATGGAGAAGTAGATGATATCCCTGATTGGATTCAAAATCTG gttATCAAGCCCATTGTGGAAGCAAATATTATACCTGAGGGTTTCATTAACAGTGCTGCCATCAATGATTACCAGCCTGGAGGATGCATTGTCTCTCATATAGATCCTGCCCACATTTTTGATCGACCAATCATATCAGTGTCATTTATGAGCGACTGTGCACTGAGTTTTGGATGCAAATTCACCTTCAAACCAATACGAGTCACAGAACCCTTACTTATTCTTCCCATGGTTAGAGGCTGTGTAACTGTTTTGag tGGGTTTGCTGCAGACAGTATCACACATTGTGTTCGACCCCAAGACGTGAAAAAACGTCGAGCAGTAATCATACTAAGAAg TTTCATAGATAAAACGTCACTAAAATGTGAGTTATGGGCTACCAATAGAGTTCTGCCCGACGCTCCTCGTCTAAGCCCTGCTGAACTAATGCTGATCTCCGAGCCAAAAGCCAATAGTCATGACAGAAGTAATGCCAAAGAATGTTCTTTGAGTTATAATGAGACAAAAATCTCAAAAAGTGCCTCAGCAACAGAATCATTAGATAAAAAAGTTCATTATGGAAGTAAACGAAGAAGAAACAACAAACATGATGATCGGCACATTGAACATCTTGGAACTTTTCATAAGAAGAGGAAACATGAAATAGACTTGTCCGAGAGTTTTTCAGTATCTTCCTGTGTTGTGATACCAAGGAAAG TGAAAACAAGAAACTTCAGAATATCCTCATAA
- the LOC143244492 gene encoding RNA demethylase ALKBH5-like isoform X4 — MDDMEEGYFDLRQKLQSQNKSKIHQQLWVTEAGRAHQIEERNGRRFYARDSPNYQEILRKLHEGIQQRRLFSDEDCERIESKIDEVVLSGGRGEYKQYTVDRSPLRNKYFFGEGYTYGSQLLKKGRGMEKLYPHGEVDDIPDWIQNLVIKPIVEANIIPEGFINSAAINDYQPGGCIVSHIDPAHIFDRPIISVSFMSDCALSFGCKFTFKPIRVTEPLLILPMVRGCVTVLSGFAADSITHCVRPQDVKKRRAVIILRRVLPDAPRLSPAELMLISEPKANSHDRSNAKECSLSYNETKISKSASATESLDKKVHYGSKRRRNNKHDDRHIEHLGTFHKKRKHEIDLSESFSVSSCVVIPRKVKTRNFRISS; from the exons ATGGATGATATGGAGGAAGGCTATTTTGATCTTCGACAAAAATTACAGTCACAGAATAAGTCGAAAATACACCAGCAGTTATGGGTTACAGAAGCTGGAAGAGCACACCAAATAGAGGAAAGAAACGGAAGACGGTTCTACGCAAGAGATTCACCAAACTATCAAGAAATTCTTCGAAAACTACATGAAGGAATTCAACAGAGGCGGTTATTTTCCGATGAAGATTGTGAAAGGATTGAAAGTAAAATAGACGAAGTTGTTTTATCTGGTGGCAGGGGAGAGTATAAACAGTACACAGTCGATCGTTCACctctcagaaataaatatttttttggagAAGGTTACACTTACGGTTCACAGTTGCTTAAAAAAGGCCGAGGGATGGAAAAATTGTATCCGCATGGAGAAGTAGATGATATCCCTGATTGGATTCAAAATCTG gttATCAAGCCCATTGTGGAAGCAAATATTATACCTGAGGGTTTCATTAACAGTGCTGCCATCAATGATTACCAGCCTGGAGGATGCATTGTCTCTCATATAGATCCTGCCCACATTTTTGATCGACCAATCATATCAGTGTCATTTATGAGCGACTGTGCACTGAGTTTTGGATGCAAATTCACCTTCAAACCAATACGAGTCACAGAACCCTTACTTATTCTTCCCATGGTTAGAGGCTGTGTAACTGTTTTGag tGGGTTTGCTGCAGACAGTATCACACATTGTGTTCGACCCCAAGACGTGAAAAAACGTCGAGCAGTAATCATACTAAGAAg AGTTCTGCCCGACGCTCCTCGTCTAAGCCCTGCTGAACTAATGCTGATCTCCGAGCCAAAAGCCAATAGTCATGACAGAAGTAATGCCAAAGAATGTTCTTTGAGTTATAATGAGACAAAAATCTCAAAAAGTGCCTCAGCAACAGAATCATTAGATAAAAAAGTTCATTATGGAAGTAAACGAAGAAGAAACAACAAACATGATGATCGGCACATTGAACATCTTGGAACTTTTCATAAGAAGAGGAAACATGAAATAGACTTGTCCGAGAGTTTTTCAGTATCTTCCTGTGTTGTGATACCAAGGAAAG TGAAAACAAGAAACTTCAGAATATCCTCATAA
- the LOC143244492 gene encoding RNA demethylase ALKBH5-like isoform X2 gives MDDMEEGYFDLRQKLQSQNKSKIHQQLWVTEAGRAHQIEERNGRRFYARDSPNYQEILRKLHEGIQQRRLFSDEDCERIESKIDEVVLSGGRGEYKQYTVDRSPLRNKYFFGEGYTYGSQLLKKGRGMEKLYPHGEVDDIPDWIQNLVIKPIVEANIIPEGFINSAAINDYQPGGCIVSHIDPAHIFDRPIISVSFMSDCALSFGCKFTFKPIRVTEPLLILPMVRGCVTVLSGFAADSITHCVRPQDVKKRRAVIILRRVLPDAPRLSPAELMLISEPKANSHDRSNAKECSLSYNETKISKSASATESLDKKVHYGSKRRRNNKHDDRHIEHLGTFHKKRKHEIDLSESFSVSSCVVIPRKGFTSSHKYVQRTSVMQLIDSFVYCKRLYFVLNLSNVVKYSH, from the exons ATGGATGATATGGAGGAAGGCTATTTTGATCTTCGACAAAAATTACAGTCACAGAATAAGTCGAAAATACACCAGCAGTTATGGGTTACAGAAGCTGGAAGAGCACACCAAATAGAGGAAAGAAACGGAAGACGGTTCTACGCAAGAGATTCACCAAACTATCAAGAAATTCTTCGAAAACTACATGAAGGAATTCAACAGAGGCGGTTATTTTCCGATGAAGATTGTGAAAGGATTGAAAGTAAAATAGACGAAGTTGTTTTATCTGGTGGCAGGGGAGAGTATAAACAGTACACAGTCGATCGTTCACctctcagaaataaatatttttttggagAAGGTTACACTTACGGTTCACAGTTGCTTAAAAAAGGCCGAGGGATGGAAAAATTGTATCCGCATGGAGAAGTAGATGATATCCCTGATTGGATTCAAAATCTG gttATCAAGCCCATTGTGGAAGCAAATATTATACCTGAGGGTTTCATTAACAGTGCTGCCATCAATGATTACCAGCCTGGAGGATGCATTGTCTCTCATATAGATCCTGCCCACATTTTTGATCGACCAATCATATCAGTGTCATTTATGAGCGACTGTGCACTGAGTTTTGGATGCAAATTCACCTTCAAACCAATACGAGTCACAGAACCCTTACTTATTCTTCCCATGGTTAGAGGCTGTGTAACTGTTTTGag tGGGTTTGCTGCAGACAGTATCACACATTGTGTTCGACCCCAAGACGTGAAAAAACGTCGAGCAGTAATCATACTAAGAAg AGTTCTGCCCGACGCTCCTCGTCTAAGCCCTGCTGAACTAATGCTGATCTCCGAGCCAAAAGCCAATAGTCATGACAGAAGTAATGCCAAAGAATGTTCTTTGAGTTATAATGAGACAAAAATCTCAAAAAGTGCCTCAGCAACAGAATCATTAGATAAAAAAGTTCATTATGGAAGTAAACGAAGAAGAAACAACAAACATGATGATCGGCACATTGAACATCTTGGAACTTTTCATAAGAAGAGGAAACATGAAATAGACTTGTCCGAGAGTTTTTCAGTATCTTCCTGTGTTGTGATACCAAGGAAAG GTTTCACGTCATCACACAAGTATGTACAAAGAACAAGCGTTATGCAACTTATAGATAGTTTTGTTTACTGTAAAaggctttattttgttttaaacttatcaaATGTTGTTAAATATAGTCATTAA